A segment of the Nasonia vitripennis strain AsymCx chromosome 2, Nvit_psr_1.1, whole genome shotgun sequence genome:
TCGATTTGGAAAAACGTATTTCCAAGATAGTGCGATAAAATTGGCGTTTAAATCTTCGCCGGATATGTCTACGTCCAACGATTCCCTCAGTAGTAGCTTCAATCGTTCAACCGATGTCTCGTCGAGCAGCAACAATAGTTCAACGTCGACGTCGCCGAGATTAAGTCGGTTTTTGCAAAGTATTATCCTATAGCGCGTACGAAATTCATGCTATTCTCTtacatttgttttttgttcTATTCACAGATAAGAAACACGTCAAAGACGTAACTTCTGATACTGGACTTTTTGTTCCAAGAGATTCCATAGATGTTTTGAATGAATTAAAACCTGGATTGGTTTTTATTACCAGGCCAAGTTTGGATGGTAAAATAAATGCTTATGTTGAGGTGAGACTTATATGGGAATAGGAGATCGTAAaatcttttaatattttatcttcaGGCTTAGCATATTGTCTTTTAATTTCAGGTTGATGGTTCAACTTATATGGGAATAGGAAAATCAGAGTCTCTTGCAAAACAGGCAGCAACAGAAAATGCACTGAAAGATTTTTTTGTCGATACAATTATATCTTCCATGACCAATGATAATAATGATTATATTCTGGTAATTTATCTTATAACTTtgattatttatcattcatactAGTGAATGTTGTAAGTTAATGTAAGTTAATCATGCAATATTATAGTGCAACACAGCAGAGTGGCAGTTACTAGGCAGTTTTGCAATGTTTAAGCTCATTGAAGAATGGTTACTGTATTATGCATCACGAAGTTCGTGCAAAGATAATACTAAAACTGATTATGAGTCACCTTTGAAGCATgaggaaaacaaaaattctcaatCTAGAGCTACCAGTACACCAAAAATTAAAGATGATGCAAGACAAAACCTGTGCAAGCCTGAAGCAACAGACAAAAATGTACTGCCTCAGAAAACAAATACAATTGTTTTATTGAATTCATTGTTGGGAACTAATTTAGAATTCCAAGACTTAAAAGTGAATTCAAACGTTCCACCTTTTACGTTTTCATTAATTGTTGATGGAATAGAATATGTTGGAGAACGTAAGTTATTCATCATAGATTTATCtcttattattcaatttaCATACAATGATTTTAAACAAGATTTCATTTTCTAGCTGCATCGTCAAAAAAGACTGCCAAGCAGAATACAGCTAGAAAGGTTTTAATGAGAAGATATGGCtacaaatttacaaaataatcaGTATCTTATGTTTCGCTTAAAAGTTAGTGTAAAGTGAGTTTAGTTAACTTTGACTTATCTGAAAGTCAATGAATTTattctatatttatatgtattgtTCACAAATCTTTTCATTTGTCCTTCAAgagtatatttttcaaaatgaaattactattatactatatactgCTTTGtctaatatatatgtatgtttgCAACAAATGCAGTTTTgactttaaattaaattattatttttagtatataATATGTCAtgtttaaaatcattttctcaAACAATTTCAATGTTCCCCCTTCATTTTTCACAccaatatatgtatattattatttttatcattaccGTAACTGATTgttgtaaaaatgtttaattttgaAGGTATGCTTTTCAATTTCTCTTTGCTCTTCCTCTACCACGAGGGGTAGAttcttttttagattttgCTTGTGAAAGAGTTGAATTCTTGAAaaatcttttacttttttcctaTAGACATAAATGTTTAAGGGAAAAAATCACTTACATTacttgttattattttaaactcTACTTACCGGTGAGTGTGAATTAGATGATTTTGATTGAGTCAAGTGATTCAACTGATCTTCAATGGAAAGGGAATCAATTTCCTAAAACaaagtataaagtaaatattaaaagtGACAAAATTTGATGACACAGTTACTTTTTAATCAGCAATATGCATTCATACCAAATCATCATCTGCCAATGTTGGAGTGTATaacttttttcgatttttctgcTTCTCTGCATTATGAATGCCCttaaaacaaattgaataagTCTAATCAAATGCTGTTGTGATACATTTATAAATGTATTGAAATCAAGTTTGAGACTGAATACTATGATAGTATTTTGAACCTTACATCTGATGTAAATAATTCAGGTAAACCGGATGGACCAACAACTTGCTTTTCTGtattcttttttctcataTTTAAGTTAGCTGTCAACTTTTCATTTAACTGAAGTACTTCCTCCTCTAATGATCTTATCTTTTCTGTAGATTCTTGCactttactttctttttgctttattttcattttcacttCAATAATGTCTTTttcaatcaattttattttattgttatattcTCTGATTTTACTCTCAGATTCTTCGGTAATTTGCGTTATAGCTTCTTGTTCTTTGTTCACTGCCAAATCAAGTTTCTGTACCTTTACTTCTATTCCATCGTAACCTTTTAATTTAGTACGTAATTCTTCATTTTTAGTTTTCAACACATTTGAAACTTGATTCTCTTTCTGTTTTATGGATGCTAATTTAGATTGTGAAAGTTTTAACTGTTCTTTAAGTTGTTGTAAAGTAACTGCTTGTTCCTCATCCTCTTTgcagcgattttttttaagtttttcatTCTGTAAagacataatttattttagagTGCCTAATTAAAATATGAAGATAATGATGTTTTTACCTCTTCAGATAACGACTTGATTTCATCattaatttgatttatttccaATCCTACCTCATTGTCTTGCATTCTGAAATTACATAATAGTTGAGTATctataaactttttatttttattggtaAATTAAGTTTTTTCATGATCTTTCTCAATTACCTGTTCGATTGTAGTTCTTGTTCCAATTTGGAAATGGTACTATCTAATTCAGTCATTTTTACAGTCTGAGTTTTCTCTTccttttatttaattttttaatcaaaagttttataaacttttttaagAATATTGAAGTATGTACTTACTTGTTTTAAATTGTTGATTTCTTGCagtaaatcatttttttctttttcagcaTTCTGTTTCATCAAATTATTCCTTGTCTCCACTTCATTTATTcttttcaaaacaaaattttttttagtaattgTTTAAAGGGTAccaaactttataatttactTGTAAAGCTTACTTCTTATCCAAGTCATTGATCATTTTTTGCTCCTCCTGTTTGTTATGTTTTgctgcttttatttttgattccAATTCGTGgttcaaattttcattttggtgaatatttttttccagCTCGTTGATTTTCATATTTAGTTCAGTCAAATCATCACAAtctataaattaaacaaaacaactctcaagaaaATTATCCCATTCTAAACTggtaatgaaaatttaatttaggaaatattaatttttacagttCTGGTCTGGAGTTATCTCGTTAAGCTTTTCTTCCAACATTTCATTGGTATTTTGTTGCATTATCATCACTGAATCATATACATTTTGCAAATTATCTGATAAATCCTTCTGCGCTCCAAGGGTATTTGATATGTCTTCCATATTCtcaaaaactattttttgatAATCGTATAATTCCAACACTCTAATGAAAGAAATGAATATTAGATCAAAGATTTGGAAATATGCACTTAAGTAGTAAAACTTACTTTTCTCGAAGGATTTTATTCTCTCGCTCTTTGGtaaatataatttcacttttatgacataaaagtttattcttttctctcaATTTTTCTGTAATAAATGCAGACTTCTTTTCGGCTTCTGATATTTTTGACTTATAATTCTTGATGGTTTCCTATAAGCACAGGCAACATATTGAGTGACTTTTGGCACAGAATTTGTTCCAATGGTCCTTACCTTCAAAGAAAGCTCAATGTCCTTCACTTCTTCTATAAACTGTTGTCTTAACTTTGCAGCATTGCTCATTTTGCTATTAAGTGTTGTCGATGAAGTAGACTTAGACAAATTTTGCAGAACTGCAGCAGTCTTTTTAGGTGAAGAACTTGATGTTGGTGCATTTTGTTGCCAGTCTACTTTCTGAGCTTTACGTGGAGAATTAGGATGTGGTGAATTTCCGTAATTTCGTTTGTTTCCTGATGGATTATTCTCCATGATTTCTTAAgcctaaaaagtaaaaataaaacaagttTAGTGCAGGGCAGCTTCATTTACAacgtatatatttaaaaatcattgatCAATGATAACTTATCAGTTATTTACAACTATAGCTATTAATTTACGCTTTATATTAAATATCCTACCGTGATAGATTTTAAGCGGATTCGCTTTTCAACGGCTGAATAAAAATGAGGATAAAAAAAGGCCGTTACTTATAGGTATCTTTTCAAAAAACACCTGTAGAACAAAATTCGAATTCGCGGatttttaacggaaaaaagcGCCGCCCTTGGccatttaataaattaaaaatgtatataacgAAAAAAGCGCCAAACTGCGGGTAAAAGTAGATTTATGACTTTAAAAGAAAAgtacatatacataaataaaataaatataaatcatgATAATACTCAGTTTCAAATCTAGTGATATTTATATGCTAACCGGGAAATCGTTGCGCAGGCGTTCACAATTCACATTGCAACTTTTGTTAGGTTAGAAACTTTTCAAATGCATTTATGGCAAGTGAAGGAGCGGTACTTATGTTCGCACGTGCTGAACGTGATAATTTTGCCGCTGGTTGTTATTATTAGTTAGTAGAAGAATTATATAGGTTTACCGTTGAAAATTCgaaataacaatcattaaGAAATAGTCTAAAAATGAGCATTAAAATCTGCTGCGTTTGTGAAAACAAAGACGCGAAATATAAGTGTCCGAAATGTAAACAAACGTAGTAAGTATTAGAAAGGAGCTTCTGTTTCTTTTCATTTGTACTATTtgaagaaaattaattattgcgtgATTAGAAAGTTTTACATTGACAAATTCATTTTACAAATCTGCTTTTCTTTCAGTTGCTCAGTAGTTTGCTGCAATAAACACAGAGATAATTGCAAAGAAAATACTGAAGTAAAAATCTGCAGTGAGAGCGAAAGTCCAGTAAAGAAAAGTGacatgtcctacgattttccTACAGAAGATACTGTTCCTATTGACAAACTTGAACAGTTACGTTACAGTGAAGAGGTGAAAAATTGTCTGAAAAATCCTCAAGTTAGAGATATAATTTCATCCGTTCTGACAGACAAAGATCCGACAAAGGCTATAGCAAAAGCTATGATAGAACCTGTATTTGTTGAATTAGCCGATGCCTGCTTAAAAATTGTTGAGCCACCAGATGAAGAGAAGCCATgctaaaaaagtaattttaagGAGACAAATTTCTCATGCATAGacattattttttagaaattttatttcacataaaatatattagaatacaaagataatttatttgtttacaaaaatatacaacctactaataaataatatcgtCATTAAAGATAATGTGAGGATATGTAGTTCTCGAGATCATTAGGAAGTTTCGACTCATCTTGTTCAGCTCCTAAAGCATGGTATCTTTTACGAATGTGATGAGCCACCATCTTTGGTTGTCTGTCTCTAGTAAACACTCCTTTTTTATTTCCTCCAACTCTTGTGTAAGctgtaaaaattgattgaaTGTGCTTAGTGTAAGTTCTGTTAATTAAATGTTTAAAACTTAAATATGATAATGCAGTATACTTTGCGCTGTTCTAAAATCTGCAAAGCTCCAAATGAACTCTCCAATAAAAAAACCTTCAGCTCTTAATAAATCAAAAGctttaaaatgttttgataTCAGTTGCGTCTGATATTCTTCACTCCAAATATATTCtggtaacttttttaaaacgaGATGCATATTGAATAAATTTGTCAGAAAACATATGATAAATAATGATTGTTTTGCAGAAAAAACATTGCTTACCTCATGCAATCCTTGCATCGTATCTGCACCATATTCTGACATTAATACTGGtttcttatatttattgtgCCAAGCTTGAGCTTCTGTGACTATTCGTTTAGTTATCATGTCCAGTCTTCCAGGATTTGAATACCAAGCATTGTATCTATTAAAACTTATCACATCAAGGTATTGGCCCACTTTATCCTccttaaaaatttaattagatTAGTATATTcaatctatatttttttaatttataggTATCGTATGTTTTGACTTACACTGGATGATACTGCTATTGCAATTGTAACTGGACGAGTAGAATCAAGTGACTTAGTGTGCTGAACTATTTGCTTAAAATAAGAAGAAGCATTGCGATGTTGAGTTCTTGGTTCATTTGCAATAGACCACATCACTACAGAAGGTCTATTTTTATCCCTTCTGATTAATTCTGACAAAGACCTTTTGTGCTTTTTAAGCAAAGTTGAAGAATAACTTTCTGTGTCCACAGATGGACACTCATCGATGATAAGAAATCCAAGTCTTGAATAAAATGTTCATTTGATCAATAGAGCAAACGTTATGCAGGTTAATAATAATCTTATTCACGGAAACAGCATACTTATCAGCCATGTCAAGAACTTCATCACTGTAAGGATAGTGACTAGTGCGGTAAGCATTTGCACCAATCCATTTAAGTAATTCATGATCTCTGGCTACAGTAACCAAATCTAAACCACGTCCTCTTATTGCAGAATCCTCATGTCTTCCAAACCCACGAAAATAAACTGGCTTATTGTTTATCAGAAATGATGAAGTGGTCCATTCAATGTTTCGAATACCAATAGGAAGTCTGTAGATGTCTATTTTGGGAGAGTTTGACGTCGTAACTGCAACCTGAGTTTTTTACATGAGTACAGGTATATGCATTTCAATAAACTTATGtaccaaaataaaattaatctttTGCAAAAAGATGTATAATGTTTTTAAGTGGAGACTCACAAAAAAATGTCACTGTACAAGATTTGCAAAAGAGTTAATAGAATTCTGGTGTAGATTTACTAATTGTTTTTAAGTTACTTCAAATGTGTAAAGATAACCAGGGTTTTCATTCATAGATCGAGGCCACCATAATTTTGGAGATTTAATCTCAATGATTCCTTGAATTCCAATGTGTGGTCCATCAGTAGCAAATTGATTATTAGCATCAATGAGATTCACATGACATATAGGAAGGTCAGTCTCTTCTAATCCTGCTATTTCAATCATATAATTAATGATACCAACATCACCAGCCAGTTCTGTGGTGATAGTGATATcttctatatatatttttggttttGTATGCAATAAGACAGGCCttcaatacaaaaattaagatgataaattaatttaatttggGTATTAGGAGATAAGCAACTTGCAATACTATACCTATGGATACCagcataattaaaaaagtcGAAACTATAAGTTTGTACTTTGACAGGTCCATTGTCAGACTCCATGCTAACAATTTTTCCTTGAGGCACAGTAGTTTTGAGGAGGCTATTGTCTACAGCAACGGTAACGCGATTTTTACCTCCAAAAACTATGAATGTAGTGATTTCAGCCTCAAATGGCAGATGTCCTATTTCGTGATTTGTCAGTAAGTCACCATTTAGCCACTGTAATGCAATaggtatttaaaattttgtaaaaacaacAATATTTGAGGATTTGAGTAAGCAGTTACAAGACAACTTACTACTTGGGCCAAGTAATTGACGGATCCAAACCTCAGGAATACCCTCTCACTTTTCCAAGACGATGGTATGAAAAATGACTTTTCATACCAAACTGGACCAATGTGATCACGAAGGGCAGAAGAAGTTGTGATATCATTGTAAGAGGAGGGCACTGGCATTTGAATGACATTGTCAAACTAAAAAAATCGACATTCCTAATCATTGTCATTGCATTGtgttatttcaaaattaacaAGTGTGTACTTTAAGTACCTTGGACAAAGTGTCTGTGTGCCAAAGTTCTCTGTGACCTTTTTGAACATCGTCTGCTGGAGGAATAACAAAGTCCCAGAAACCGTCAAGAGATTTAACCTAAAAAGACCAAGGACTACTCTTTAACGAATGCCACCTGTACATGTTAATTGATTCTAGTTATTTGGAATGCACACGTCAAGATGGACAATGAAGTTTTTTCATCAAGATAAACAATTCTATATCATTTACAACGTTAGTTAACTGGAGCCTTAACCTAACATTGCAATCACAAcaagtgtttttgttttgatgAATTTTCCCAATGCCACTACATGTGTCATACCTCACGAGATTCACTTTCTCTTGGATAAAGCAGTCCTGGCAATTTTGTAGTAGTTggttcaacttttgttaaatCACCGGAACTATAACTCCCAAAATACTTTCCAAacatactttttttctttccattgGCGACTTCTAACGCGATTCCAGTGCCATGAGCAACAGCCATATT
Coding sequences within it:
- the LOC100677899 gene encoding uncharacterized protein LOC100677899 → MSTSNDSLSSSFNRSTDVSSSSNNSSTSTSPRLNKKHVKDVTSDTGLFVPRDSIDVLNELKPGLVFITRPSLDGKINAYVEVDGSTYMGIGKSESLAKQAATENALKDFFVDTIISSMTNDNNDYILCNTAEWQLLGSFAMFKLIEEWLLYYASRSSCKDNTKTDYESPLKHEENKNSQSRATSTPKIKDDARQNLCKPEATDKNVLPQKTNTIVLLNSLLGTNLEFQDLKVNSNVPPFTFSLIVDGIEYVGEPASSKKTAKQNTARKVLMRRYGYKFTK
- the LOC100679150 gene encoding putative leucine-rich repeat-containing protein DDB_G0290503, which translates into the protein MENNPSGNKRNYGNSPHPNSPRKAQKVDWQQNAPTSSSSPKKTAAVLQNLSKSTSSTTLNSKMSNAAKLRQQFIEEVKDIELSLKETIKNYKSKISEAEKKSAFITEKLREKNKLLCHKSEIIFTKERENKILREKVLELYDYQKIVFENMEDISNTLGAQKDLSDNLQNVYDSVMIMQQNTNEMLEEKLNEITPDQNYCDDLTELNMKINELEKNIHQNENLNHELESKIKAAKHNKQEEQKMINDLDKKINEVETRNNLMKQNAEKEKNDLLQEINNLKQEEKTQTVKMTELDSTISKLEQELQSNRMQDNEVGLEINQINDEIKSLSEENEKLKKNRCKEDEEQAVTLQQLKEQLKLSQSKLASIKQKENQVSNVLKTKNEELRTKLKGYDGIEVKVQKLDLAVNKEQEAITQITEESESKIREYNNKIKLIEKDIIEVKMKIKQKESKVQESTEKIRSLEEEVLQLNEKLTANLNMRKKNTEKQVVGPSGLPELFTSDGIHNAEKQKNRKKLYTPTLADDDLEIDSLSIEDQLNHLTQSKSSNSHSPEKSKRFFKNSTLSQAKSKKESTPRGRGRAKRN
- the LOC100123896 gene encoding zinc finger HIT domain-containing protein 3, with product MSIKICCVCENKDAKYKCPKCKQTYCSVVCCNKHRDNCKENTEVKICSESESPVKKSDMSYDFPTEDTVPIDKLEQLRYSEEVKNCLKNPQVRDIISSVLTDKDPTKAIAKAMIEPVFVELADACLKIVEPPDEEKPC
- the LOC100123893 gene encoding beta-glucuronidase gives rise to the protein MAVAHGTGIALEVANGKKKSMFGKYFGSYSSGDLTKVEPTTTKLPGLLYPRESESREVKSLDGFWDFVIPPADDVQKGHRELWHTDTLSKFDNVIQMPVPSSYNDITTSSALRDHIGPVWYEKSFFIPSSWKSERVFLRFGSVNYLAQVWLNGDLLTNHEIGHLPFEAEITTFIVFGGKNRVTVAVDNSLLKTTVPQGKIVSMESDNGPVKVQTYSFDFFNYAGIHRPVLLHTKPKIYIEDITITTELAGDVGIINYMIEIAGLEETDLPICHVNLIDANNQFATDGPHIGIQGIIEIKSPKLWWPRSMNENPGYLYTFEVAVTTSNSPKIDIYRLPIGIRNIEWTTSSFLINNKPVYFRGFGRHEDSAIRGRGLDLVTVARDHELLKWIGANAYRTSHYPYSDEVLDMADKLGFLIIDECPSVDTESYSSTLLKKHKRSLSELIRRDKNRPSVVMWSIANEPRTQHRNASSYFKQIVQHTKSLDSTRPVTIAIAVSSSEDKVGQYLDVISFNRYNAWYSNPGRLDMITKRIVTEAQAWHNKYKKPVLMSEYGADTMQGLHELPEYIWSEEYQTQLISKHFKAFDLLRAEGFFIGEFIWSFADFRTAQTYTRVGGNKKGVFTRDRQPKMVAHHIRKRYHALGAEQDESKLPNDLENYISSHYL